The proteins below come from a single Nostoc sp. KVJ3 genomic window:
- a CDS encoding TetR/AcrR family transcriptional regulator, whose translation MPKTSGSQPETLSRLRAITQKQEQILQGAMQVFLRDGYAGTSMDRVSAEAGVSKQTIYSHFQDKEGLFKALIERVTIASFRGIFCAEDLHGEPAILLREIAETYLTKVADNPEYLALFRLIITESQRFPELAKLYTQTVIQRGRQLLSQYFASHPELGIIDPEATAQIFFGSLVSYVMVQEMLYGKEMMSLSRDRILDSLMSFVLAHTSK comes from the coding sequence ATGCCCAAAACTTCTGGTTCCCAGCCTGAAACTTTATCTCGTTTGAGAGCCATCACTCAAAAACAGGAGCAAATTTTGCAAGGAGCCATGCAGGTATTCTTGAGGGATGGTTACGCTGGCACTAGTATGGATCGGGTAAGCGCAGAAGCTGGAGTATCTAAGCAGACTATATACAGTCACTTTCAAGATAAAGAAGGATTATTTAAGGCGTTGATCGAAAGGGTGACAATTGCTAGTTTTCGGGGGATTTTTTGTGCAGAAGATTTGCATGGTGAACCAGCAATTCTGTTACGCGAAATTGCTGAAACCTATCTGACAAAAGTTGCCGACAATCCTGAATACTTAGCACTGTTTCGCTTGATTATCACCGAGTCGCAACGCTTTCCAGAATTGGCAAAATTATATACTCAAACTGTGATTCAACGTGGACGGCAATTACTGAGTCAGTATTTTGCTTCTCACCCAGAATTAGGCATTATTGACCCAGAAGCCACAGCACAAATCTTTTTTGGTTCACTGGTATCCTATGTGATGGTGCAGGAAATGCTATATGGTAAAGAAATGATGTCATTGTCACGCGATCGCATTTTAGATAGTTTGATGAGTTTCGTACTCGCCCATACAAGCAAGTAA